The Drosophila innubila isolate TH190305 chromosome 2L unlocalized genomic scaffold, UK_Dinn_1.0 4_B_2L, whole genome shotgun sequence genome segment AATATGGCAGCTCCACATCGATAACTCCACGAGCGGGTCTTGTGCTTCATCGATGGCGTCAATTGACAAAGTCTCCCCCAACCTACATCTTAACCCCAAATAGCAGCTGACCAACACTGATAAGTGACTCTGCATTACGTAGTTAATCACAAAATACCTGTACTTAAACCAAACATTCAAAAGCTTGTgatatctttttatttttgtattagattttattgaatgaatttatataGTCGATGAGAGAAActtgtgttttcttttattttaatttgaattctatcattatttatgattttaatccttatacaatttgtatttaaatttcaataacgGCTagcattatttaataatttagtttCACATCAGCAGAAACTAATTGAATACCATAATGATTTTTACCATAAAATTTGTTCaactaatttcaattttaattagcatttaattgaatttattactTAGTGAACACATTTATAACTGTAAAAGCTGAGCACAATTATAGATAAggacttaaaatttaatgtaaggcaaattaaattgataatagttggtacttaaattttaatctatttactgtttaatttttgtttacatgcaattcatttttaattacatattatcTTTAAATGAATGCCCATTGATAAGaaatatctatataatttaaactaaGCCGATAACTGTCAATGCTGCACTTCAGttatcaattcaattcaattttaattgcatgtgCAAGTTCATTAGACCATTTAAAGTCAACTATCGGTGTGTGTATAAGTAGAACAAGCATCTATCAATAAAGCTTAtcatacaatacaataaacaCTCACATTTACATAgacaaattaattgcaaacttaagtattttatttgccactctgacgtatgcgtaattttCTGAGTTATAGTTGACAAATTTAGCTACTTATTTAGAGCAAAACTAGTTTATTTGACCGCCAGCTGCAAGTTCAATTGTTATGCTTAAACTTGAGGGCATTAGTTTGGGGCAAGCCTTTAaaggttttttgtttcttatcgAACAACATTGTCAGGAAAGGCGTTAAGTGGCGTTGGTCTGGTAGCAGCAACTAGCCGAGTTATCAGCAGCCACTTGAACTGAAACTGACCAGCAAACAAACGTTAActtaacaaaacaatttaatataatatatgattGTACATATAACACGTAgactacataaatatatattaaaagtacGAGTGCTTTGGTGCATGATTTGCAATGTGAGCTTTCGTGCGGCACGTCAgttaaaatgtttcttttatttattattaggcATTAGAGTTCATGACCTATCCTAATCGAGAAACTCTTGACTCTTGTTGATaatcaattttcttttcttttcaattccAGGCAAAGAGCCAGCTCTGCGTTCATACACCGAAATtcaacagctgctgcaactgGGCAAAAAACACATCGTTAAGAGTATACTCAGAGAGAATTCGTGGCCAATTAATTCACCCATTCGCTCACAATTATGGCCAACACTCTGCGGCCAACATTTGACCAAGCAAAATATGCTCGATGGCTTCTACTGGGAGATGGTACATCAGGTGAGTGCAATTGAATTCCGTTGCTATatagaaattgatttaatcatatttaatttataggtCTTTGGCACCACAGAGCTGTCGGAAAAGCCAATCATGTTGCCCGCATTTGTGGATGCCACACATTGTTTGCCGTATCATTTGACAGCCACGGGACGCGCTGTTGCCGATCGCATTGTGAATGTGCTGGGTTATGATTGTCCCGACATTACCTACAGTCCAGTATTGTATCCAATTACATCATTACTTTTGCATTTCATGTCGGGTAAGTTGAATAAATCATTCACCATAATCTTGTTACATTTTCACGTGACTCACGTGCCCTTTCGTTGAATTTGTGGCAAAGACTTGGAATTTGATGAAACTTTGTTCAGTtcattttggttatttttcaatatttgtttttctcattAGTTTTGACTACACAAATAATTGATACAATTGGAATTCACATacatttgctgttgcttctctAGCAACTCGCGACTCTGCGCAAATTGGTGTATCGTGATATTCTGGCTAATTGTTTTGGTCAATAGCAAAATCAATAGCCAGCCCTcattgtatgtgtatatatccATACATAATATCGATGTACTTGTTGTATATTCTTCTTAtctttaagcaaatatttccGTATTTGTTAAGTAGACATCGTCTGgtcaaataaattgtttatgtttgtttttaaacatattttttatgcctttcaataatttcaatgTATTCATTTACACGTAAGCTGTTCCAAATTGGTTTAATCTGGTCGCATGTGGGCAGAGATTGGCTGAGCCGCTTGATTCCGGCCAAGCAATCAAACACTGTAccataaattaatcaaaatctaTGGGTAGTACTCATATTTCCTTATGAATAGTTCAATTGCGTGGAAGCgctttttattcatattaattttcatgttgcaatttaattttttttattattttattgcaaaaaagttttaatgtgTGGATCATCGACTATTCAAAtgattaacttaaatttattttaaaattttattcacttttaaatgagtcaatttaaatgaatttcaatatttagGGTTTCACTCAACATGTCAGAATTTCACCTTTTATGTTCTTcataaaatgtgttaaaaatatttataaaacattttaaggtACAACCAAGTGTGTATTGAGGAAGCTGTGTGAATTGCGGAAGTACTCACGctttttgtacatatttaaaaccGGAAAAAGGTTTCGGTTTAGTTTCATTGTCAACCTTTCGAATTTCCGTAGTTCTCATGCTGCAATCACCTGTCTGAGATTACAAATGGCAGCTGCATGACCGGGTTCTATAACCCTAAAAATCATacattttacatataaatatattcattaacaGTATAGTATCGAGAATAATGCTTGTAATCTCAGCTTGAGCTGAACTCTGAACACCCCCCCATTTGTGGAAgagaaacaataataacaagacAATCAATCGATTTCAATCTGGGTTCAAGTATGTCAAGCACTTAATTTAGAATATGGATTATCTctggaaaaaaattatacctATGCCTGGCATGAACAGAGGGGGATCGCTTCTGCGACTTACTTGAGAGAGAGGCACATGACAGACCTGCAACTGATATAGAACTGCGACTGATAAGCCTCGAGTCGAACGGAATGGAAGGAGGTCGGCTTAATAACTGACAACATTTAATTCTTCTTTGTTTTCAGTCTGATTGTCTGTCTTTATGTCTATCTGTCTCGCTGCTTTTAGAGGTTTGTTTACATGGcgagaaaaagttttttagcgTCTAATTCCGGGCCAGACAATCATGAAAGTGGGCAAAGTTTCTATAAATAGTATTCCCCAATGCGGTACAAAAGTCCAATGTTTACACTAAGCAGACAAATTGAGATGGAAAATTACCGAACATGTAAACTGACCAAAATCACTGAAGGTCGCACAAAGTAAGCAAATATAGAGAAAGTAGGCGAACTTTCCCTATGTATGCCCCTTATAAATCAACTGAGGAATCtgctaaaatataaaaagaaatgcaataaaatttaaattgcattttcaatcaatattttaacTGCATTTTGTACATTTCAAGTTCAAGAGTCTCACattaacaatgaaaaaaaaaaaaaaatattgtacattATGTCTATATATACGAGAGTGTATTTAAGTATAaacatataagtatatatgtgtCTACATTGGCAATTTGTATTGCTTCTCGACATCTTGTTGACGTCATTACTCGTTATCGTTGTCAttcaattttatgcaaattttgttttgctttttcttcttttcaaacaaaacgatgaaagaattatatttttgcagtAGTTGAGACTCGTTTGGCATGTGACATACATTTTCCCAGCAATTCTGGAATAGATAACAATAGTCGTTGGCTATTTTTATATCTTGTACCCAGTAAAAGTTGACAAAAGGGGTCTGACAGAATTTAGAATAGATTCCgcaaatgtataaaaaatttatagtcACAAAAGAAGATAATTAAgtgaatatttttctttagagTGCAAAACACATCGCCTACAACTACAGGGTATCACATCGTCGTTGCCCATCAATAGCATTTACTGACGTGTTAgttgatttatatttgcaattttagcTAATGACGCCAGCACGTGAGCATAAAAttcacataaaataatttttgggcTACCCATCTGATATATATTCGTACTCGCattcatattcacattcacatacgAATTCGTATTCGGATTCCCATTTAAAATCCCGAACCCAACGAAGCCAAACAAATGCGCACTTTTTATATCATCTTtgcgtttgcttttgttttatgacTGTTTGTTATTCTGTTGTTCTGTTTATGCCCTACCCAAACATTGTCGAGCtatgcatatttgtttttgcacgGCTTTTATATGGCCCGAACTCTATTGCCTTAGCCACTCTTCAAATACTTGAGCATTACGTGCTCTGTGATATAAAATAGTTACGGGAAAAAAATATCAGGCGACTCTAAAAACTTCTACACAAAGGTGAAACATTGTGCTGCACATTTGTATATTCATGAAGCTAAAAGCTCACCAATACCATCACGCGACTCGTTTGCATTGGTGTGAGTTCCTTAAAGCTCTCACTTGCAAATTGGCAAACAGTAACGAAGcctataaaattttcatttattttacgTAGTTGAAAGCTTTAAGAATTACTCTAGtctaattattatattattataattcaattGGAAGTTAAAGATTAACTTTAGCTGGCTATACTATTGATTTCAGCtaaacttatataaaaaacggagaaacaatataataatcaaTACTTCACTAATCatttacaattgaaataaaattagatttataataacttaagcatttttttttaatatttaaggacagacagacatttaaagatttttagcTATGTTTTATtaagaagaatttaaaaaatcacgGCAACTTTACCTGCTTTTTTTCTTACATAATGTTTTAACGCATTTCAAGATCATTTGGATTCTACGTTCAATCACGTTCTATAAAGGGCATTGCAATCTTCACATGGCGTAGCCTCAACCCAATTAGCGCCTCAGATTAAAGATTTATATTATGTCTAGGTCTTTTAtctaaacttttgtttatacgAGCCACGTCtatttttgtcttttaaacattgcttatgtttttttttcagtttttatttattggttGGTTGAGTAAATTAAAACAGCCGTCGGTTGCTGTTTTTTGTTCATTGCATGATTTAGTTTGGGCCATGAGGAAGATTCTTGAGCATCTAAGTTGTGTTTACGTGGACACGTGTTCACTTTTTACTGACGTCAAATTGTAAACGTGAAACGAGCTGCGATTTCGTGAACCAGTTTTATATTATCGGTTCAATTGGtgtcataaaattaaaaaaccctCTTCCCTTTCAAAGTTGCCACCTCAATAGCCAGTGGCATTTACAGCTATCGAGTACTTATAGTTAAACACAACGAActaatatatgtaattaatgCACGATTAATTGCAACtgataaatacatttttaactgTTCACCAAGATTTTAATTCCAACTAGATAAAAGATATGTGTACATAAGTTTTGCACTCTGCGTCAGACACTTTAAATAGACcgcaattcaaatatttaatgataaaaataaaattaaacaaaaatgcagTGTGAAAAGTCGCTTATCAAAgctaactgtgtgtgtgtttccgTAACTGATAAGCCGCAACttatagatacaaatacatttcAGAGATAAGctggatgaggatgatgatgtgTATCTGTTGGCTGTCTGAGAACAGTTGATAACATttgaaacaataaataaataattattaaggGCAATCACAATCCAAGTCTAACCGCCCAATACCAAACCGAACTGAATTACTGATAAGAAGCAGTCACATAAACTGATAACAGTCAACTGGCTGCTGCAACAAATCtagaaattgttattgttgtaagtGAGCTATCAGTTAAACTACTACTGTAAGTCAATGTAACGACACAGTCATATCTAACTATCTAAATGGCATTTAAAGCCCTCGAAATGAACGCCGATTGTTAATTGACTGATAAAATAGAACTCGCTgtgcaattgcattttaaatgctttacaaaatgtttttatatatatataatataataatcagTTTTGTAAACAGTTAACGCTGTTAATGAGCCACTcacgaaatttttttttaaattttatggcaAAAGAAGCAACAAAGTCTGtggtattatttttagcataacttgagctaatttaaaaatcaaatatgttcGCACTGACTGAGCGCAATAATgactaatttaataaacaaattgggAACATGACAGCTGATTATGGAGCACGTACTGAACGAAAAGAGAAacagagggaaagagagagagagagagtgaataTTCTATTGCCAAAGCATAAACTAAAACCAGAACAGCGAGATCTGTTAATTGAATAAAGGTCAAAGTGCACTGCGGAATTACTGCGTTGCATTATATACCCCGTATTGTCTGAACTTTGCTGAAGGAGTATATTGTCAACAATATtcactttgaaaattttaaatatttatttttagtttgagCACATACTACACTCTCAATTAACTAACTCAAAAGTATTcttgtattttaaaagtataattataaattattaaaaattatggttcaaaaaatattatagagTATTTTTAAAGCCAAACACCTGCCTTAAACATGCTTTACATGCACGGCTTTTCAATGCAATTTCTGCAACGTCATTGCGGTAACGCCTTCTCTCGAGGCACAATTTGCAGCAGCTACCAATACGAAAATCGCCTCGAACCACACAACGTACATCAACCGCAACCACATCCAAATCCATTGAGCGATGAGAGCGGATCGAGAAACGACCTCAGACAACCAACTGCactgcaaattgcaatttgaaattgtgtaattaaattagagaCAATATTTGCCTGAGCTTAAGGGGTAAAGTGtgttgtatctgtgtgtgtgtgtgtgtgtgtgtggtaggCAGATATGTGTGGGTTTAGCTGTCGCTAAGGTTAGCTCTGTATACCTAATTGCCGgcacaaatgcaatttgataGCACTGTGCACGCTGTGAGCAACTGTCGTATTAAATGCAACAacattacttaaattaaaaaatatatatagggGTAATATACTCAGAAAGCATTTTGTACAGGGGtgccacaaataaaaatgaagattggaagattttcggttggtttcgattaCTGTGGAACCCCTGATTAACAGTTTAAAAGTAGGTTTCATTCTGATTACAGTGAAGCTACATTAGAAATCAAGACTtgagtattaaaaaattataattttcttaaatatataataacaataaaaaaaacttaaaatgtttaaaaacatGCGTAAAATCGATGAATGAAccttttttcaacaaaattaattaaattgttttttttttttttttaatgaaaccTCCGGTTTTATCTAAGTTTCTCTTCAATCGTATTCAATTAGCGCAGCTTATAcagaaatgaatatttaaaaaatttggtaaATTTCAAAGTAGTGattaattaatatgtttatttcCCTGATTTCAGAGGAGGAAGCCTATTTGTGCCTGGCCGGACTTGTGGGCAGCAAGGAGAAGACATTCATCAATCAAACCAAACTGCAGCATGAAGTCACCTGGAAAACAGTCATGCAGATAGCCAAGAAACATGCAGTAAGcacttgaattatttttaattgaattaaattattaatatattttcattaatttaatagaaaagtGCCGTTGCGTATTTCCAACGCATCTGTCCGGGCCAAAAGCTAGAGCGCGTTTTTATGGATTGGTGCTGGTGGATATTAGCTGGTTTGCCATTTCAGCATTTGGTGCGAATAATGGATTGCTATTTTCATGAGGGCATCAAGGTGCTATATCGGATTGCACTGGTCGTACTCAATCTCTTCCACAAGGAATGCCAGTCAAACAACGAATGGAGTCCggataatattaaaaacgaCATTGGCAATGCGCTCATCAAGTTCTGCAAAAAGATACCAGTATCGCCGGCGAAGCTGCTTCATGCCGCTTTTAGTATTAGGGGACTCAGGTGAGTACACCTTTTATAGGGTGTATTTAATAGggtttatttaacattaatttgttTCCCTATTTTATTGCAGTACCCAGTATATTTCTAGAATATTTATCAAGACTGAAATGCTACTAAAAAGCCGTTCCGTGCTTAATAGCGGTTCgaagcaattaattaaatcgcGTTCAAGTGATAATCTGCCTACTAGTCAGTCGCAGGTCAACATCCAAATGATGTCACATACATTGACCATACGTGAGGTACGTAACATAGCGATcctttgatataaaaaaaagtctatCCCAATCCATCCAAGAAACAACTTTAAACTAAACTTAATATGAAGAAATCACACATATAAGCTAGGCAAATACATACTCACATCcaactatatacatacatacatacatcttcaatatatgaatacatatttaacaaGTCTTCAAGGGTCTTTGGAACTTTTCACCGTACTCAGTTTTCTTCAGTCCTTTAGCTTAGGTTTTTTTTcgataataaataagaaacgAAAATGGTTTTTCTTTATCCACACACAGCATTGCACACAAATTCTTACTTATAAATAGTACTATATCTctcttaaactaattaaaactgTAAAACTCTTCTattgatttattgtttttgtgttcttTCAAAacttgcacaacaacaaccacaaaaccaacaacaacaactcaacaactcacatgaaataaaattgaaaaacaaaaccagaAGCTGCACTCCGAGAGCTGTCGCAATTTGGTATGGGgctattaatttgtatattacgtatacgtatataCATTGTATATATACTATGTGATATGATTGATAATGCTGACTGATGTTCAAAACTctgcttgttttgtttttcataacTAATTACAAGAAAACATTTGCAACTTTTTGATTTCTGAGTTTTAAGGAGTCAAACTTCTTTCATGTTCTGCGcctaaataaaaagtttttttcttgcttattttatagctaaaaaTGCGCAGGACATGCTAAAactaatttgtttatgtttttttcaatgattaaactgaattttatatattgatttaGTTAATGATTTATCGGTTTTGCCGTCAAAatgtttgtgttgtgttttaactaatttgcgcagtttttatttttttttctgaatgtTTCATGCTAAAGACAATAATATAACTAAATAACTagaacaatttgttgttgattttcttGTCTCGTTTCTTTTCTGcatacaacaacacaaacaatcAAAACAACATTTGAAAACGCCGCTTAAACTTTTCcgttgtttaataaaaaatttgcatatgagtcttattttttgttttgcactccaaggccaaaaaaaaaaactcaacaacaaacaaacaacaacagccacaacaaataTTGTTCCATATACTATGTTAACATTAcctatatcaatatatatatataaactgttATCTctatttttcttgtattttgcGCTGCCTTGGCAAAactataaatgaaaaaaaaactcatcaaaaaaaataacaactgaAAACctaaaaatctttaaacaaaataacaaacaaaaataataataatatgcgtGCGCTTTATCAACATGAAATATCATAATTCAATACGTTTCAACTGACATTATCATACGCACAATCTgatctacatatgtacatactttgCTATGCTACACATTAATTATATAGGGCGAAAAGTCGCCCGGTCATAGAGCCATCGCCATGGGCGTCTATCCCATACACAACCTTAAAAGTCAAGTCTGTAAGAACGAAGATGTAAGTCCAGAGAGCAGTCGTAACTGAACGCCATTTGATAATTTTGCTAgtttccattttcttttgtaataTCGCTAAAGTATACACTTAAAATCCATGAGTATCAATGGAATGtaatgcttttaaattgcaCCTCTTTCCAAACGACTCTCTTTctatcacacacactcagttctctctgtctctctctctctaaatATGTCTGTGGATGCCCTTAAGAAGTTGAGCCACAACCCACATTGCATGCTAGTGCgtgcaattatcaaaaattgttATCACTTTATTCTACAAttacatcatttttttttaccatttgTTCCGTTCCAGTTTCAgttatttcctctttttttgttttgataattaaatttattagtcGTTAAGCAGTTAAGAGTTTACAGTTTAAGCAGCAGAAAGCCCCGCCCATCAAATCAACCCAAATATCCTTAACCGAAGAATTCTTATCTATATATCCATGTAGAAAATTTTCATTGGATCATTCAAATCGAGACGCATCTAATTTTGACACTGCTATATATCATCTCTTTCCATAGCATTTTGGTTTACCGGGCACAACGAATTTCATTAAAACCTGGACGGATAGACAATTTGTAAGCATATCTATTACGAGCcaacacttcaaactttcaaAAACGTGAATGAATCCATCCAAGAAAATTCCCCCTATCCAATAAAGCAGTTACATTTTGTGCCGTTTTATAAGACAACTTAACAGTTTCCTCCAtagctctttctctctctatcttttataCTCCCCACAAATCTTTcagcctctctctctcacattgtaattgtgtgtgtttgtgtgtgtgtgtgcgtcccATTTATTGGTAAACTAAACTTCATATATAGAGCCTACACGTATCGCAATCACCATACATTTAGATCCCacacttaaatataattataatacatgCCATACCATTTTACAGTTTGGCAGGATGACAGTTTGACAGTCATTCCATACAGTTTGACATCGCTTCAATTCAAGCGCTGcgcgctgttgctgctggccaaaaacagcaattacaaaaaaataaatggaaaaattcgaaaaattaatagcaatttgtattttttttttgtgtttgtaatgtagttttcaatttcatagttattcataaatattttagtttatatttttgattaattcttGTATTAACCTGGCTTTAGTACGTTTGGCCTTTTAGttcatgtttttatttatgtctCTATATTTCACGCACCTGTGTTTGTTGCTCTGTAACTACCCCCCGCCCAAAAacattgatttttgttttttttgtgtgtgcttataTCATATACATGGATATATACCGTATGCCAAGTAAtgcacataatttttatttaatttaaaaatgtaacataaaattaaatatgtgaatttttatcttcgacatactgtatatatgtacgtatttgtgtatatatatttctctcACCCGATTTTAAAGATTGGCTAATGCtacctttttttaatagttacttgtagtttattttttgcctAATATATCCGTGTATGATAGAGTGCTTTACTAATTTGCCACTATTCCAATTGTGTCCCCTATTGTGTCCTTCCCACAGCTCTTTACGCTGTGGTCATGGCTGCCCGTAAGAATCACGATGTATCAACCGGTGCTGCTTTACACCACCGAGGAGCACGGCTGCTCCCTGACAACCTTCTACGTACGCGTTGAGCAGCATGAACCCACCCTGCTCATGATCAAAACGTGCAATAATGAAGTGAGTATGAAGATTCCGTTTTATCATACTCAAATATGATATAAATTCCTACTCTTTTCACTTAGGTATTTGGCGCCTATTGCTCTTCTCGCTGGTTCGAGCGAAATGTCAAGGATGACAAGGGCCAGAGACAGGCTTACTTTGGCACCGGTGAAACCTTTTTATTCTCCCTTTATCCCGAACGTGCCAAATACCCCTGGGTGGGTATCGAGGGCGATCGCGATTTGGGACACAGCTCCGAACTTTTTATGGCAGCTGACTCCAAAATGATTACAATTGGAGGCGGGTAAGTTCAATATATTATGTGACTGCTCTTGtcttataaaaatacttaaagaaTTTAACGGTCCGTTATGAAACGGTTTTGccaataaacatttaataagtGCGATTAAaatagatacatttttatttatatgctttatatatatttatataattgagTGCAAATTCTTGTTTGGGTATCTTACTTGCTGCAACTGATAATTAACGtgtttattgtatttacaGTGAGGGCCAAGCCATCTGGATGGATGAGAACATTCGTTTTGGCAAGACGGATCGCTGCAAGACCTTTAACAATCCTCCTCTTTGCCCATCGGGTGACTTTGAGATACGCGTACTGGAGGTTTACGGCTTTGTCGGCATCTAAGGTCAAGTGAGCCCTTAGGccgacaaataaaaatgaaatcaaattgcCCGCCGATGTTGTAAAGTGCTCAGCAACCTGCACCTACTATGCTCCTCTCAGACTCCCATTCACCTACACACATACGttataatacacacacacacaccccacaATATGGAACGCTTGCGTTTCCGGCCATAACGGAAACAGTAGCAGAAAGAAGCAGATAAAATATTGATAGAGACgatggaatggaatggaaatgatgtaaacatttataaaaatttatttataaataggaTGTATCTAAACTAGAAAAAAAGCAGCAGTTTTCGTTGTCGTCATTGTCGTGTTaatgttaaatgtttaaaccaagcaaaaaacaaattgctatattatattattatggAAATACTCTGTGAGTTCACGTTTTAAGACACAACGCTTTGGAATTATACAAACAATAGTTGTTATGCTAAcgtatataaaaacaaaaactttattatatctatatacatCAGTGAAATTAGTGTGTATGCATTGttgctttttagttttatttgaacACAATCTCGAACTtcctcaaaaattaaaaattttcgcCTGAGAAGGATCACAAAGATATATTTTCTGTTGGAATATTTCCACTTAGAAAAACGCTTAACGCTTACTAAAgaaaagttatataaaaatagtaattgtcttaaactttattttcttacattttcttttattttgcatacatatttatttcactGATGTcgcagaagcagaagaaatGTTGATAGAGAAGAGTGAATAAGcataatgtaaaatttataacaatttttttataaatatgtatctaaAAGAGGCAACAGTCGTTGTTGTCTCCATTGTCGTGTTaatgtt includes the following:
- the LOC117780434 gene encoding GTPase-activating protein skywalker isoform X4; this encodes MPYHRADTSAQADKLSGIVEESDLYEGFAPHVETSEIKTLDFYNLPKPTGKEPALRSYTEIQQLLQLGKKHIVKSILRENSWPINSPIRSQLWPTLCGQHLTKQNMLDGFYWEMVHQVFGTTELSEKPIMLPAFVDATHCLPYHLTATGRAVADRIVNVLGYDCPDITYSPVLYPITSLLLHFMSEEEAYLCLAGLVGSKEKTFINQTKLQHEVTWKTVMQIAKKHAKSAVAYFQRICPGQKLERVFMDWCWWILAGLPFQHLVRIMDCYFHEGIKVLYRIALVVLNLFHKECQSNNEWSPDNIKNDIGNALIKFCKKIPVSPAKLLHAAFSIRGLSTQYISRIFIKTEMLLKSRSVLNSGSKQLIKSRSSDNLPTSQSQVNIQMMSHTLTIREKLHSESCRNLLFTLWSWLPVRITMYQPVLLYTTEEHGCSLTTFYVRVEQHEPTLLMIKTCNNEVFGAYCSSRWFERNVKDDKGQRQAYFGTGETFLFSLYPERAKYPWVGIEGDRDLGHSSELFMAADSKMITIGGGEGQAIWMDENIRFGKTDRCKTFNNPPLCPSGDFEIRVLEVYGFVGI
- the LOC117780434 gene encoding GTPase-activating protein skywalker isoform X6, with product MPYHRADTSAQADKLSGIVEESDLYEGFAPHVETSEIKTLDFYNLPKPTGKEPALRSYTEIQQLLQLGKKHIVKSILRENSWPINSPIRSQLWPTLCGQHLTKQNMLDGFYWEMVHQVFGTTELSEKPIMLPAFVDATHCLPYHLTATGRAVADRIVNVLGYDCPDITYSPVLYPITSLLLHFMSEEEAYLCLAGLVGSKEKTFINQTKLQHEVTWKTVMQIAKKHAKSAVAYFQRICPGQKLERVFMDWCWWILAGLPFQHLVRIMDCYFHEGIKVLYRIALVVLNLFHKECQSNNEWSPDNIKNDIGNALIKFCKKIPVSPAKLLHAAFSIRGLSTQYISRIFIKTEMLLKSRSVLNSGSKQLIKSRSSDNLPTSQSQVNIQMMSHTLTIRELFTLWSWLPVRITMYQPVLLYTTEEHGCSLTTFYVRVEQHEPTLLMIKTCNNEVFGAYCSSRWFERNVKDDKGQRQAYFGTGETFLFSLYPERAKYPWVGIEGDRDLGHSSELFMAADSKMITIGGGEGQAIWMDENIRFGKTDRCKTFNNPPLCPSGDFEIRVLEVYGFVGI
- the LOC117780434 gene encoding GTPase-activating protein skywalker isoform X2, whose amino-acid sequence is MPYHRADTSAQADKLSGIVEESDLYEGFAPHVETSEIKTLDFYNLPKPTGKEPALRSYTEIQQLLQLGKKHIVKSILRENSWPINSPIRSQLWPTLCGQHLTKQNMLDGFYWEMVHQVFGTTELSEKPIMLPAFVDATHCLPYHLTATGRAVADRIVNVLGYDCPDITYSPVLYPITSLLLHFMSEEEAYLCLAGLVGSKEKTFINQTKLQHEVTWKTVMQIAKKHAKSAVAYFQRICPGQKLERVFMDWCWWILAGLPFQHLVRIMDCYFHEGIKVLYRIALVVLNLFHKECQSNNEWSPDNIKNDIGNALIKFCKKIPVSPAKLLHAAFSIRGLSTQYISRIFIKTEMLLKSRSVLNSGSKQLIKSRSSDNLPTSQSQVNIQMMSHTLTIREHFGLPGTTNFIKTWTDRQFLFTLWSWLPVRITMYQPVLLYTTEEHGCSLTTFYVRVEQHEPTLLMIKTCNNEVFGAYCSSRWFERNVKDDKGQRQAYFGTGETFLFSLYPERAKYPWVGIEGDRDLGHSSELFMAADSKMITIGGGEGQAIWMDENIRFGKTDRCKTFNNPPLCPSGDFEIRVLEVYGFVGI